In Paenibacillus sp. BIC5C1, a genomic segment contains:
- a CDS encoding family 78 glycoside hydrolase catalytic domain, whose product MLTVSHLRCEYRINPIGLDITSPRLSWHLQSDHRNCVQSAYQIQLSRTEEFAQIEWDSGKKSSDQSIHVELENWVPEARTRYYYRIRAWDRTGDESDWSETAYFETGFMGSEEAWQAEWITVDSSSQQDESCPRLRTLFELKKPVASARIYVTALGLYELHLNNQRVGEAYFTPGWTSYGKRLQYQVYDVTDQLQNGQNILGAYLGDGWYKGHLGWEKKQKIYGTDAGLLLELHIHYTDGSEECIISDRNWKSSPSAIRSSDIYMGETYDARMESEWQDSSSVQWSPVRVLDYSKEIIIAQENVPVTPIEHIKPIALLTTPLGERVLDMGQNMVGWMRFSIQGETGHTVELRHAEILDHQGNFYTENLRGATQCIRYTLKGDGVETYEPRFTFQGFRYVKLIGFPDEIRLEDFTGVVLHSNMERTGDFISSSPLVNQLHHNILWGQKGNFVDVPTDCPQRDERLGWTGDAQMFIRTSSYLMNTAPFFTKWLRDLQADQGEDGGIPFYVPDLRSSTSDGWADTNHSSAAWGDAAVICPWTIYEMYGDVRLLAEQYDSMKRWIHYIHTQGENPYLWNTGFHFGDWLGLDSKPDSYIGATDKDFVATAFYAYSVSLTRKAAEVLGQAEDVTYYDNLHENIVAAFQNEFVTPAGKLAVPTQTAHVLALHFDLLDSAARKRTIDQLGKLVADAGNHLTTGFVGTPYLNPVLSDTGHHDLAYTLLFQEDYPSWLYQVTQGATTVWEHWDGIREDGSLWSADMNSFNHYAYGAIGEWLYRYVAGINTDEQQPGFRIVHIEPKPGPGLEWVEASFESMYGTVTSNWYRHDNNEMEVRVTIPANTTGTVLLPGADVQTVLENGKAVDQVADIHEIQTQGTDVRIVLGSGSYQFTYKVVKTEQELHAQQVESV is encoded by the coding sequence ATGTTAACCGTAAGTCATCTGCGTTGTGAGTATAGAATCAATCCGATTGGACTAGATATCACTTCGCCCAGATTAAGCTGGCATTTGCAATCCGATCACAGAAATTGTGTACAGTCAGCTTATCAAATTCAGTTGTCACGGACGGAAGAGTTTGCTCAGATTGAATGGGATTCGGGGAAAAAAAGCTCTGATCAGTCCATTCATGTTGAACTGGAGAACTGGGTGCCCGAAGCACGAACCCGCTACTATTATCGCATTCGTGCATGGGATCGTACAGGAGATGAATCGGACTGGTCGGAAACAGCGTATTTCGAGACGGGGTTCATGGGTAGTGAAGAAGCCTGGCAGGCGGAATGGATCACAGTGGATTCTTCCTCTCAGCAGGATGAGTCTTGCCCACGACTGCGTACATTGTTTGAACTGAAAAAGCCTGTAGCTTCAGCAAGAATATATGTGACTGCACTTGGATTGTACGAACTTCATCTGAATAATCAGCGAGTGGGCGAAGCATACTTCACCCCGGGCTGGACCAGTTATGGTAAGCGGTTGCAATATCAGGTTTATGATGTTACCGATCAACTTCAGAATGGACAGAATATACTGGGTGCTTATCTGGGAGATGGCTGGTACAAAGGACATTTGGGATGGGAGAAAAAGCAGAAGATATATGGTACGGACGCAGGCTTGCTGCTGGAACTTCATATTCATTATACCGATGGTTCAGAAGAATGTATTATTTCGGATCGAAACTGGAAGAGTTCCCCCAGCGCCATTCGCAGCTCGGACATTTATATGGGCGAAACGTATGATGCACGTATGGAATCTGAATGGCAGGATTCATCCTCAGTCCAATGGTCGCCGGTACGTGTGCTGGATTACTCGAAGGAGATCATCATTGCACAAGAGAACGTTCCCGTTACGCCAATAGAGCACATTAAACCTATTGCCTTGCTTACAACTCCACTGGGTGAGCGTGTGCTGGACATGGGACAGAACATGGTCGGTTGGATGAGATTCAGCATTCAGGGTGAGACGGGGCATACGGTTGAGTTGCGGCATGCCGAAATATTGGATCATCAGGGCAATTTCTACACTGAAAACTTGCGTGGTGCAACGCAGTGCATTCGTTATACCCTAAAAGGCGATGGAGTAGAGACGTATGAGCCACGTTTCACATTTCAGGGATTCCGTTATGTGAAGTTGATTGGATTCCCGGACGAGATTCGGCTCGAGGATTTCACAGGTGTAGTTCTGCATTCCAATATGGAGCGAACCGGTGATTTTATAAGCTCCAGTCCACTCGTGAATCAGCTTCATCACAATATATTGTGGGGTCAAAAAGGGAATTTCGTTGACGTACCGACAGATTGTCCGCAGCGTGATGAGCGGCTGGGCTGGACGGGAGACGCGCAGATGTTTATACGAACATCCTCGTACCTAATGAACACGGCGCCTTTTTTCACCAAATGGCTGAGGGATCTGCAGGCGGATCAGGGAGAGGATGGAGGCATTCCTTTTTACGTTCCTGATTTGAGAAGTTCGACGTCAGACGGATGGGCGGATACGAATCATTCTTCCGCTGCCTGGGGAGATGCGGCAGTGATCTGTCCATGGACGATCTATGAGATGTACGGTGATGTCAGGCTGTTGGCCGAGCAATATGACAGCATGAAGCGCTGGATTCATTACATTCATACTCAAGGAGAGAATCCTTACTTGTGGAATACGGGCTTCCACTTCGGGGATTGGCTCGGGCTGGATTCCAAACCGGACAGCTATATTGGGGCCACAGACAAGGATTTTGTAGCAACTGCATTCTATGCCTATTCTGTTTCTCTAACACGGAAGGCTGCTGAGGTGTTAGGGCAGGCGGAAGATGTAACTTATTATGATAATCTGCATGAGAACATTGTTGCTGCATTTCAGAATGAATTTGTGACACCTGCGGGCAAACTTGCAGTCCCCACTCAGACCGCGCATGTTCTTGCTTTGCATTTTGACCTTTTGGATTCTGCAGCTCGGAAACGTACCATTGATCAGTTGGGAAAACTGGTTGCGGACGCTGGAAACCACTTGACCACCGGATTTGTTGGAACACCCTATCTGAATCCGGTATTGAGTGATACGGGACATCATGATCTGGCCTATACGCTGCTCTTTCAGGAAGACTATCCATCCTGGTTATATCAAGTGACACAAGGTGCAACTACGGTATGGGAACATTGGGACGGAATTAGGGAGGATGGCAGTCTGTGGAGTGCAGATATGAATTCATTCAACCATTATGCTTATGGCGCCATAGGGGAGTGGTTATATCGTTATGTTGCCGGAATTAACACAGATGAGCAACAGCCCGGGTTCCGCATCGTACACATCGAGCCCAAACCAGGACCAGGACTGGAGTGGGTGGAAGCGAGTTTTGAAAGTATGTATGGCACGGTCACATCCAATTGGTATCGTCACGATAATAACGAGATGGAGGTTCGTGTGACCATTCCTGCCAATACGACGGGCACGGTCCTTCTTCCTGGAGCAGATGTACAGACAGTTCTGGAGAATGGAAAAGCTGTGGACCAAGTAGCGGACATTCACGAAATTCAAACGCAGGGAACAGATGTACGAATTGTTCTGGGATCAGGAAGCTACCAATTCACATACAAAGTAGTTAAAACAGAGCAGGAATTGCATGCACAACAGGTGGAGTCAGTATAA
- a CDS encoding acyltransferase, which yields MNQPVNRPRRIEYLDFYRAFAIMAVVAIHATSTAVAHYPKHTLDHNFYYFWNSFLQFAVPAFLFLSSLVLFYNYSSKLKEKGWMPAFYKKRLFYVFVPYLAWSLIYFIIKQWLGGKEPLAHVKQFSEQLLTGTAHTHLYFFLIILQFYVVFPLLLSLTRYRLFNRYLPLFFIAAQAVFYALHLQFHFSRMGSLLPSYLIVIGFGAWIGLNFDTALKKLFSYRYVLFAALLSGGAIFIYGNTYVKTAFAATPALTYTLLFLFRNLFTLSACLLLLIACERIGAWKQNGFNRTTRILNSLGTVAFGVFLIHPLVLLFWRRELSVELAPHFSLGIMLSYVVAILLSWMIAMGLRRMKWGWVLIGR from the coding sequence ATGAATCAACCGGTTAATCGGCCCCGGCGTATTGAGTATCTGGATTTCTATCGTGCTTTTGCAATTATGGCAGTGGTCGCCATACATGCGACGTCAACAGCAGTTGCACATTATCCCAAGCACACGTTGGATCATAACTTTTATTATTTTTGGAACAGCTTTCTGCAATTCGCGGTACCTGCATTTCTTTTCCTATCCTCATTGGTGTTGTTTTACAATTACAGCTCTAAGTTGAAGGAAAAGGGCTGGATGCCCGCGTTTTATAAAAAGCGATTATTTTATGTTTTCGTGCCTTATCTGGCATGGTCACTCATTTATTTTATTATCAAACAATGGCTAGGAGGCAAAGAGCCCCTGGCACATGTGAAGCAATTCTCGGAGCAATTGTTAACCGGTACGGCACACACGCATTTATATTTTTTTCTGATTATTTTGCAATTTTATGTGGTTTTTCCACTACTTCTTTCGTTAACTCGTTATCGTTTGTTTAATCGATATTTACCGTTGTTCTTTATTGCGGCGCAGGCTGTTTTCTACGCGTTGCATTTGCAGTTTCATTTCTCTCGGATGGGGAGTTTGCTGCCAAGTTATCTGATTGTAATTGGATTCGGCGCATGGATTGGGTTGAACTTTGATACTGCATTGAAGAAATTGTTCTCGTACCGTTATGTGCTGTTCGCTGCATTGTTAAGCGGTGGAGCTATCTTTATTTATGGTAATACTTATGTTAAAACGGCTTTTGCCGCAACTCCTGCACTAACCTATACGCTGCTATTTCTATTCCGTAATCTGTTTACCCTCTCGGCCTGCTTGCTCTTGCTGATTGCTTGTGAACGAATAGGTGCATGGAAACAAAATGGATTTAATCGGACAACTCGTATTCTGAACTCTTTGGGTACGGTGGCCTTTGGCGTATTTTTAATACATCCATTAGTACTACTGTTCTGGAGAAGAGAACTTTCCGTGGAACTCGCTCCACACTTCAGCCTTGGCATTATGCTGTCTTATGTGGTGGCGATTTTGCTCTCATGGATGATTGCCATGGGTCTTCGGCGAATGAAGTGGGGATGGGTACTGATCGGGCGTTAA
- a CDS encoding VOC family protein, translated as MTTGKILGIAYNVIPVTNVEQSAAWFVSHFGFNIRQPREGYISLFRDNRPILDLIESDHDSRAVFQVKQKKRWVITFFTDDIYVLHTELTAGHVRVGKVNDEGIYGKFFTFEDLDGNLFDVWEHHDCELVY; from the coding sequence TTGACGACTGGAAAAATACTGGGTATTGCATACAATGTCATTCCTGTAACAAATGTAGAGCAGTCAGCAGCATGGTTTGTGAGTCATTTTGGATTTAATATTAGACAGCCAAGAGAAGGTTATATTAGTCTTTTTAGAGACAATAGGCCAATTCTCGATCTGATTGAAAGTGATCATGATTCCAGAGCCGTATTTCAAGTGAAGCAGAAAAAGAGATGGGTGATCACCTTTTTCACGGACGATATCTATGTGCTCCATACTGAGCTCACTGCTGGTCATGTCCGTGTTGGTAAAGTCAATGATGAGGGCATATACGGAAAATTTTTTACTTTCGAGGATCTGGACGGTAATCTGTTCGACGTCTGGGAGCATCACGACTGTGAATTAGTATATTAG
- a CDS encoding glycoside hydrolase family 1 protein codes for MINRQGFPEGFLWGGAIAANQAEGGFDAGGKGWSTADMVPYFEKKDYTNLRELMHVTSATVEKAMAHHSSKGYPKRYGIDFYHRFKEDIALFAELGFKTFRLSINWPRIFPNGYDAEPNEEGLRFYDELFDELRKHNIEPLVTLSHYEMPMSLVLKYNGWAGREVIGHFVRYAETVMNRYKDKVKYWLTFNEINTTIIEPFTGGGIIEDRVDNVMQASYQALHHQFVASSLVTQKARQINPDFQIGCMLARMIHYPATSKPEDVLQAQIDNQLNLLHTDVQVRGSYPTFMARYWAEHGISIEMEAGDAAIMKEHTVDFISFSYYTSLVSAVNPEEYGVTGGNLYSTIKNPNLERTEWGWQLDPIGLRVALKELYDRYQLPLFVVENGLGAKDTVEADGSIHDDYRIDYLRKHITQMKEAVMDGVDLMGYTNWGAIDIISASTSEMSKRYGVIYVDQDDNGEGTLNRYKKKSFGWYQNVIATNGEDLG; via the coding sequence ATGATCAATCGACAAGGGTTTCCAGAAGGTTTTCTGTGGGGCGGCGCAATTGCCGCCAACCAGGCTGAAGGTGGATTTGATGCAGGGGGCAAAGGCTGGTCCACGGCGGATATGGTTCCTTATTTTGAGAAGAAGGATTACACCAACCTTAGAGAACTGATGCACGTGACCAGTGCAACGGTTGAGAAAGCGATGGCTCACCACAGTTCGAAGGGTTACCCGAAGCGTTATGGTATTGATTTCTATCACCGCTTCAAAGAGGACATTGCGTTATTCGCTGAGCTTGGTTTCAAGACATTCCGTCTTTCCATCAACTGGCCGCGTATTTTCCCGAACGGGTACGATGCTGAGCCGAATGAAGAAGGATTGCGTTTCTATGATGAATTGTTCGATGAATTGCGGAAGCACAATATCGAACCACTCGTGACACTATCTCACTATGAAATGCCGATGTCATTGGTATTGAAGTACAATGGCTGGGCAGGACGGGAAGTTATCGGACATTTTGTAAGATACGCCGAGACTGTCATGAATCGCTACAAAGACAAGGTGAAATACTGGCTGACGTTTAATGAGATCAATACAACCATTATTGAGCCATTCACGGGTGGAGGCATCATTGAAGATCGTGTCGATAACGTGATGCAAGCTTCCTATCAAGCACTTCACCATCAGTTTGTTGCCAGCAGTCTGGTAACGCAGAAGGCACGTCAGATTAACCCGGACTTCCAGATTGGCTGTATGCTTGCACGCATGATTCACTACCCGGCAACGTCGAAGCCGGAGGATGTACTGCAAGCTCAGATCGATAATCAGCTGAACCTGCTGCACACCGACGTACAGGTGCGAGGCAGTTATCCAACCTTTATGGCTCGTTATTGGGCTGAGCATGGCATATCCATTGAGATGGAAGCAGGAGACGCAGCAATTATGAAAGAGCATACGGTTGATTTCATCTCGTTCAGCTATTACACATCGCTGGTATCCGCAGTGAATCCGGAGGAATATGGAGTAACTGGAGGCAACCTGTACAGCACGATTAAGAATCCGAATCTGGAGCGTACAGAATGGGGCTGGCAGCTTGATCCGATCGGACTTCGTGTGGCGTTGAAAGAGCTGTATGATCGTTATCAATTGCCCTTGTTTGTCGTGGAAAACGGACTTGGTGCAAAAGATACGGTAGAGGCCGATGGTTCTATTCATGATGATTATCGGATTGATTATCTGAGAAAACATATTACACAAATGAAAGAAGCAGTCATGGATGGGGTAGACCTTATGGGTTATACCAACTGGGGTGCGATTGATATCATCAGTGCGTCAACTTCGGAAATGTCCAAGCGTTATGGCGTGATCTATGTCGATCAGGACGACAATGGAGAAGGCACATTGAATCGATATAAGAAAAAGAGCTTTGGTTGGTATCAGAACGTCATTGCTACGAATGGCGAAGATTTAGGTTGA
- the licT gene encoding BglG family transcription antiterminator LicT: MIIKQIFNNNIVSTVDDKKQELLILGRGIGFKFKAGDEIDEERIEKVFRLQDASIYEKFKSIVTEVPIEILQATDDIVTLARTQLNKTISDGIYVSLSDHIHFAVQRLEKGMITRNPLSWEVQHFYKAEYDVAREALTLLKERLDVEFPKDEICNIALHFINAEVNDSMNDVTHLMQLLQEIMNIIKYHFNVELDEDSVNYFRFITHLKYFCQRVITHSSHDDAEEYLYEVVRKNYPETFKCIGKIETFIHKNYQYDMTHSEQLYLTLHLERLMKPKREQ; encoded by the coding sequence ATGATTATTAAACAGATATTTAATAACAATATTGTCAGTACCGTGGATGACAAGAAACAGGAACTGCTGATCCTCGGCCGGGGTATCGGATTTAAGTTCAAGGCGGGCGATGAGATTGATGAAGAACGGATTGAGAAGGTATTCCGGCTTCAGGATGCATCGATCTATGAGAAGTTCAAGTCCATCGTCACGGAAGTGCCGATTGAAATTCTGCAGGCGACAGATGATATTGTGACATTGGCACGTACGCAATTGAACAAAACGATCAGTGACGGGATTTATGTCTCACTGTCGGATCACATTCATTTTGCTGTCCAGCGTCTGGAAAAGGGAATGATTACACGCAATCCGCTCTCCTGGGAAGTGCAGCATTTCTACAAGGCCGAGTATGACGTGGCCAGGGAAGCGCTCACCTTGCTGAAGGAAAGACTGGATGTGGAGTTTCCGAAGGATGAAATATGCAACATAGCACTGCATTTCATCAATGCGGAAGTTAATGATTCCATGAACGATGTTACTCATTTGATGCAGCTGCTTCAGGAGATCATGAACATTATCAAATATCACTTCAATGTCGAATTGGATGAAGATAGCGTCAACTATTTCCGTTTCATTACTCATTTGAAGTATTTCTGCCAACGGGTAATTACTCACTCGTCACATGACGATGCGGAGGAGTATTTATACGAGGTCGTACGGAAAAACTATCCCGAAACCTTCAAATGTATCGGCAAAATTGAGACTTTTATCCATAAGAACTATCAATATGATATGACGCATTCGGAACAGTTGTATCTGACCCTTCATTTGGAGCGGTTAATGAAACCGAAGCGTGAGCAATGA
- a CDS encoding AraC family transcriptional regulator, translated as MNPTVQLFKSESFFQNNLKLFVNRCSEDFVVPFHAHEFVEYSYVAEGKGFHHIGEDIIPVHKGMLFVIPVGVPHVFRPATAKISEHPLIIYNCLFNSELIHTLSIIIQEEEIRNHLTDLEKNRVPYVSITDYSQRMEELMVKLYRETAVPGIGSSTILYTLVSQLVVTTYRQIHQVACNEKENATDMEHIIHYLEQHVNERIRLSELVKLSGWSERHLGRMFVTHTGRTFGAYLQHLRIQKSCELLKNSQHKVSLIAELVGYRDVDSFYAVFKRITGETPQGYRRNFRAEQLN; from the coding sequence GTGAATCCAACCGTACAACTGTTCAAGAGTGAATCCTTTTTCCAGAATAATCTGAAGCTGTTCGTGAACCGATGTTCCGAGGATTTTGTAGTTCCCTTTCACGCACATGAATTTGTTGAGTATAGTTACGTGGCAGAAGGAAAGGGCTTTCATCACATTGGCGAAGATATTATACCGGTACACAAAGGCATGTTATTTGTCATTCCGGTCGGCGTTCCTCATGTATTCCGCCCAGCAACTGCGAAGATATCAGAGCATCCACTCATTATCTATAACTGTCTTTTCAATTCCGAACTGATCCATACCCTGTCCATTATTATTCAGGAGGAGGAGATTCGAAACCATCTGACAGACCTGGAAAAGAACCGGGTTCCATATGTGTCCATCACAGATTACAGCCAGCGGATGGAAGAATTAATGGTAAAGCTGTACCGCGAAACTGCCGTTCCGGGAATCGGTTCTTCCACGATCCTGTATACGCTTGTTAGCCAACTCGTCGTGACAACGTACAGACAGATTCATCAAGTTGCCTGCAATGAGAAGGAAAATGCGACTGATATGGAACATATCATTCATTACCTGGAGCAACATGTTAACGAACGAATCCGTCTAAGCGAACTGGTGAAACTTTCTGGTTGGAGCGAAAGACATCTTGGACGCATGTTCGTAACCCATACTGGGCGGACGTTTGGTGCTTATCTACAACATTTGCGCATACAAAAAAGCTGTGAATTGCTGAAGAATTCACAACATAAAGTCAGTTTAATTGCTGAACTTGTAGGTTACCGGGATGTAGATTCATTTTACGCCGTCTTTAAACGAATTACGGGAGAAACCCCTCAGGGCTATCGCAGGAACTTCAGAGCTGAACAATTAAATTAA
- a CDS encoding beta-glucoside-specific PTS transporter subunit IIABC → MKHQETAQEIIKAVGGTNNINSVYHCVTRLRFDLKNNDKVDNNSLKKLDKVMGTNISGDQFQVIIGNDVSKVFDAMVKEHPAIQQSSENKQAKPEKNKNVILNIFETIAGVFAPMLPAITAAGMLKGLLALFVSLEWMSAGTDTYRILSAIGDGVFYFLPLLIAVSAARKFGSNPFVAIALSTALMYPDMGALLSSGESVAFIGIPVTAVSYASSVIPILLAVWLMSFVEKWVDRVIPAALKLLLVPLITLLVMVPVTLIAIGPLGTFVGSGLSGGINWLLNEGGLIAGIVLGGAMALIIMTGMHYALVPIILSNIATLGFDKFLPLTFISNMGQAGATLGVFFRAKDKKLKTVALSTSFTALMGVTEPAMYGVNMKYKKPFAAAMIGSAVGGGFALAFGAKAYVLAGNGGLPGLPSLIGQTFWYSFGGMILAFVVGAIMSTVFGIKEEEGDAEALAQFSPGTSAAPAAAPSSNVATVDVDDMGAPTPTSDAVAIAPMTGQAIALKEVNDPTFGDELMGKGVAVVPTVGELVSPVTGTIMNVFKTKHAIVVRSDNGMELLIHVGINTVKLRGQYFEAHVATGARVQAGDKLLTFELDQIAKEYDITTAMVVTNTADYKQVLPVKLGAITTGEEVLKAEI, encoded by the coding sequence ATGAAACATCAGGAAACGGCACAGGAAATCATCAAAGCCGTTGGGGGAACAAACAATATCAACTCGGTATATCATTGCGTCACACGACTGAGATTTGATCTGAAAAATAACGATAAAGTAGATAATAATTCACTCAAAAAACTGGATAAAGTCATGGGTACGAATATCTCAGGAGATCAATTCCAGGTGATTATCGGGAATGACGTGTCCAAAGTATTTGATGCGATGGTGAAAGAACATCCGGCAATACAGCAAAGTTCAGAAAATAAACAGGCCAAACCGGAAAAAAATAAAAATGTAATTCTTAATATTTTTGAGACGATTGCGGGTGTCTTCGCACCCATGCTGCCAGCGATTACAGCTGCGGGTATGCTTAAAGGATTGCTTGCATTATTCGTATCCCTGGAGTGGATGTCAGCAGGTACTGACACGTACCGTATCCTTTCCGCTATTGGGGATGGCGTATTCTACTTCCTTCCATTGCTGATCGCTGTCAGTGCCGCTCGTAAATTCGGCAGTAATCCGTTTGTAGCCATTGCGCTAAGTACTGCGCTGATGTATCCCGATATGGGCGCACTGTTATCCAGCGGTGAATCGGTTGCGTTTATTGGCATCCCGGTAACGGCTGTCAGCTATGCCTCATCTGTTATTCCGATTTTGCTTGCCGTATGGTTGATGTCCTTTGTTGAGAAATGGGTTGACCGCGTTATTCCGGCAGCATTGAAGCTGCTGCTTGTGCCACTGATTACCTTGCTTGTTATGGTTCCGGTAACACTAATTGCGATTGGTCCTCTGGGAACATTTGTAGGTAGTGGCTTGTCTGGCGGTATTAACTGGCTGTTGAATGAAGGCGGATTGATTGCAGGTATTGTTCTTGGCGGCGCGATGGCGCTCATTATTATGACAGGTATGCACTATGCGCTCGTACCGATCATCCTCAGTAATATTGCTACACTGGGCTTCGATAAATTCTTGCCACTGACGTTCATCTCCAATATGGGACAGGCTGGAGCGACGTTAGGTGTATTCTTCCGTGCAAAAGACAAAAAGCTCAAAACCGTTGCATTGTCCACCAGCTTTACAGCTCTGATGGGTGTAACCGAGCCAGCAATGTACGGCGTAAACATGAAATATAAAAAACCGTTTGCCGCTGCGATGATTGGTAGTGCAGTAGGTGGCGGATTCGCTCTTGCTTTTGGAGCCAAAGCTTATGTGCTTGCAGGTAACGGTGGTCTTCCGGGTCTGCCATCCCTGATTGGACAAACCTTCTGGTACTCCTTTGGCGGTATGATTCTTGCCTTTGTTGTGGGTGCAATTATGTCTACTGTGTTCGGGATCAAGGAAGAAGAGGGCGATGCCGAGGCGTTGGCTCAATTCTCACCAGGAACTTCTGCGGCACCAGCGGCAGCACCTTCCAGTAATGTGGCAACCGTGGATGTGGACGATATGGGTGCTCCAACACCAACAAGTGATGCGGTAGCCATTGCACCGATGACGGGTCAAGCGATCGCACTCAAAGAAGTCAATGATCCCACGTTTGGCGATGAATTGATGGGTAAAGGTGTAGCAGTTGTTCCAACGGTTGGCGAACTGGTGTCACCAGTTACAGGTACCATCATGAATGTGTTCAAAACGAAACACGCGATCGTAGTACGCAGTGATAACGGAATGGAGCTTCTGATCCATGTGGGGATTAACACTGTGAAACTGCGAGGTCAGTATTTTGAAGCCCATGTCGCTACGGGAGCACGTGTACAGGCCGGAGACAAGTTACTCACATTTGAACTTGACCAAATTGCCAAGGAATATGACATTACAACGGCGATGGTCGTTACGAATACAGCAGATTACAAGCAGGTTCTGCCTGTGAAATTGGGAGCAATTACGACAGGTGAAGAAGTCTTGAAGGCTGAAATTTAA
- a CDS encoding 5' nucleotidase, NT5C type, translating to MKKPIIAVDMDDTICHLVKRAIYHNNINFPTHPLRYEDMIHWDTSHLRHPECTHDVFYGRPGLFEELEIYDEYVVEEVEKLHHAYDLLILTAAEPKTVVEKWNWLQNHMPYISPEQFITCKRKNLINFDLLIDDGAHNLIPAMNDGKKVICIPQPWNINEREQHQFPLMTSWKGAKAYVDRLLETEPAESKFDPIKR from the coding sequence ATGAAGAAACCTATTATTGCTGTAGATATGGATGATACAATATGTCATCTGGTCAAGCGAGCCATCTATCATAACAACATCAACTTCCCAACCCATCCGTTACGATATGAGGATATGATACATTGGGATACATCTCATTTGCGCCATCCGGAATGTACGCATGATGTATTTTACGGTCGGCCAGGGTTGTTTGAGGAACTGGAGATTTACGATGAATATGTAGTAGAAGAGGTGGAAAAGCTCCATCATGCCTATGATTTGCTGATCCTAACGGCGGCTGAGCCCAAAACGGTTGTTGAGAAGTGGAATTGGCTCCAGAATCATATGCCATACATATCTCCAGAACAGTTTATAACCTGTAAACGGAAAAACTTGATTAACTTCGATCTGTTAATTGATGATGGAGCACATAATCTGATACCCGCGATGAATGACGGAAAAAAAGTCATCTGTATCCCTCAACCATGGAATATAAACGAACGGGAGCAGCATCAGTTTCCGTTGATGACCTCATGGAAAGGGGCAAAGGCTTATGTGGATCGTTTGCTTGAAACAGAACCTGCAGAGAGCAAGTTTGATCCTATAAAGAGATGA
- a CDS encoding GNAT family N-acetyltransferase, translating to MSKEKVRLVKPSAQYKETYVAFYEDWVASGESMVPWVVSKEPYPFEEMLAFLERSEQGIDIPEGWVRDSTYWLVTESDRVVGAVNIRHELTEKLFHSGGHIGYGIRPGERQNGYGAEILKLSLGITKDLGITKVLVVCDAHNEASRRVILRNGGVQDQDYVEPDGNIVERFWISNVE from the coding sequence ATGAGCAAAGAAAAAGTTAGACTGGTTAAACCTTCAGCGCAATATAAAGAAACGTATGTAGCATTTTATGAAGATTGGGTTGCAAGCGGAGAATCCATGGTGCCGTGGGTCGTTTCGAAAGAGCCCTATCCTTTTGAAGAGATGTTAGCTTTTTTGGAACGCAGCGAACAAGGCATCGATATCCCTGAAGGCTGGGTTAGGGACAGTACATACTGGCTTGTGACGGAGAGTGATCGAGTTGTTGGAGCCGTAAATATACGACATGAGTTGACCGAGAAGCTGTTCCATAGCGGTGGGCATATTGGTTATGGAATTCGTCCAGGCGAACGACAAAATGGATACGGTGCTGAGATCCTCAAGCTTTCCTTGGGTATTACCAAAGATCTCGGGATTACCAAAGTACTTGTCGTATGTGACGCACATAATGAGGCTTCCAGAAGAGTTATTCTTCGTAACGGGGGCGTCCAGGATCAAGACTATGTGGAGCCTGATGGGAATATCGTTGAGCGGTTTTGGATAAGTAATGTCGAATAA